The DNA region ATTATGTGGCATTAATTCTGGCTTAAAGGGATGATGAAGTACCCTGCATATCAGACGACTTCTCCAATCAACCGGTATGCGCGCGCCACTTCCTCCTCTGTCGGCGAAGGCACGCCTTCCAGCGGATAGGCCATCCCAAGCTCCTTCCACTTATATACACCCATTTGGTGATACGGCAGAATTTCGAATTTTTCCACGCCCTCAAGCGTACGGATAAATTGCCCTAGATCGGTTAGGTCTTCCTCTTCGTCATGGATGCCCGGAACGAATACATGCCTGATCCACATCGTTTTTCCGTGGTCCGACAGCCATCTGGCCATCTTTAGCGTGCGCTCATTGGATTTGCCTGTCAGCGCGATGTGCTTGTCGTCGCGAATATGCTTAAGATCCAGCAGCACAAGGTCTGTATAGTCCAGCAGCTCCGCAATTTTATCCGGTTCGTTGTATCCGTTACTGTCCAAGGCCGTATGCAGGTTCCAGCGTTTCTTCACTTCCTTGAACAATTCGGCCACGAACGGATATTGCAGCGTCGGCTCCCCGCCGGAAACCGTCAGCCCTCCGCCTGAACCGCGGTAATAGCTTAAATACGGCTCGATCTCCCGGCATACATCCTCCACCGTCATCTCCTGACCTTCGTGCAAACCCCACGTGTCCGGGTTATGGCAGTATTGGCACTTTAGCAGGCAGCCCTGCATGAAAAGCACGAAGCGGATTCCCGGACCGTCCACCGTTCCGAACGTTTCGATGGAGTGTACATGGCCTTTCAGCATGGGGCATCATCCTTTCTGTCTCCGCTCAGCCAACCGGAACGTTCTCCGCTTTTTCCGTATCCGCATTGCCAGCGGGAACACTCTCCGCTCTTTCTGAATCCGCATAACCTAGCGGAAAATCCCCCGCGGCTTGTATTGCGGCTTGACCATCCAAGCTTTCGTATGACAATCTCTATCGGTTTTTCATTACATCGAACCGTGGAAGGTCCGGTTGATGACGTCCAGCTGCTGCTCGCGCGTAAGCTTGACGAAGTTGACCGCATATCCGGATACGCGCACCGTCAGCTGCGGGTAGTTCTCCGGATGCTCCATCGCATCGATCAGCTGCTCTCTGTCGAATACGTTGACGTTCAGGTGATGAGCATCATCGCCGAAGTATCCGTCCAGCATCGCAACGAGATTGCGAATGCGGGTATCGGCGTCCTTGCCCAGCGCCTTCGGCACGATCGAGAACGTGTTCGAGATACCGTCAAGGCTGTCCTCGTAAGGGAGCTTTGCAACCGACGTCAGCGAGGCCAGCGCGCCCTTCTTGTCGCGGCCGTGCATCGGGTTCGCTCCAGGCGCGAACGGTTCGCCTGCTTTGCGACCGTCAGGGGTCGTTCCCGTCTTCTTCCCGTACACGACGTTCGACGTAATGGTCAGCACCGACTGCGTCGGCATGGCATCCCGGTACGCCTTGTGCTTGCGAATCATGCTCATAAACGTCTCCACCAGCTCCACCGCAATGCTGTCCACCCGGTCATCGTTGTTGCCGTAGCAAGGGAAGTCCCCTTCGATTTCAAAATCCACGGCAAGTCCCTGCTCATTGCGAACCGGCTTAACCCT from Paenibacillus ihbetae includes:
- the pflA gene encoding pyruvate formate-lyase-activating protein, translated to MLKGHVHSIETFGTVDGPGIRFVLFMQGCLLKCQYCHNPDTWGLHEGQEMTVEDVCREIEPYLSYYRGSGGGLTVSGGEPTLQYPFVAELFKEVKKRWNLHTALDSNGYNEPDKIAELLDYTDLVLLDLKHIRDDKHIALTGKSNERTLKMARWLSDHGKTMWIRHVFVPGIHDEEEDLTDLGQFIRTLEGVEKFEILPYHQMGVYKWKELGMAYPLEGVPSPTEEEVARAYRLIGEVV